The proteins below come from a single Cottoperca gobio chromosome 11, fCotGob3.1, whole genome shotgun sequence genomic window:
- the eepd1 gene encoding endonuclease/exonuclease/phosphatase family domain-containing protein 1 → MGGSLGCHRSIPKDPTDFSCGKRKFSAACNFGHILVNQERLNINTATEEELMTLPGVNRTVAQNIVEYRDCIGGFKKVEDLALVSGIGATKLEVIKLEICVSSRTSSSQHSPSSLRKDLDHQSCTGMNINTATLAQLMSIRGITEKIAKNIVAYRAEHGPFKSIEDLVRVHHINSSLLDKIRFQVFVERSRAPSTNTNGGLTCTTKSHPSPTSFSLRSEDLDLPPGGPTQIISVRPNVEPPPGLRDGKPVVRVATWSLQGCSCDKANNPGVKEVVCMTLLENDVKLLAVQDLLEREALEKFCVELNQGTLASVRKWKWPRGLWKSVVSEKPTGHSSKGVSFSGFLWDSSSGIELKDAAVLESPVVNGNGNHPTPRPYLAHFSVGSYELSVVNVHMRPAETNGKNLHTEEAKCPHLPPAIQETLKGEKELLLLGDFGSSAQSSELDILRKEKLCALVPSSQFTNISTRSPQGTRCLDNIWVSRSLKKIYSGHCMVVREGLTNPWIPDNWSWGGVASDHCPVVAEFYAHVSPKELSRPGMAVVDRGDIMPKHER, encoded by the exons ATGGGGGGGAGTCTGGGCTGCCACCGCTCCATCCCCAAGGACCCCACAGACTTCAGCTGCGGAAAGCGCAAATTCAGCGCTGCGTGCAACTTCGGCCACATCCTGGTGAACCAGGAGCGGCTGAACATCAACACAGCCACCGAGGAGGAACTCATGACTCTACCGGGAGTCAACCGCACTGTTGCGCAGAACATTGTGGAGTACCGGGACTGTATCGGAGGGTTTAAAAAGGTGGAGGACCTGGCTCTGGTGAGCGGGATTGGTGCCACCAAACTGGAGGTGATCAAACTGGAAATATGCGTCTCCAGCCGGACCAGCTCGTCCCAGCACTCCCCGTCCTCCCTGCGTAAAGACCTGGATCACCAGTCCTGCACCGGGATGAACATTAACACCGCCACCCTGGCGCAGCTCATGAGCATCCGAGGCATCACGGAGAAAATAGCCAAGAACATCGTGGCCTACCGGGCGGAACACGGCCCGTTTAAAAGCATCGAGGACCTGGTGAGGGTCCACCACATCAACAGCTCCCTGCTGGACAAAATCCGCTTCCAGGTGTTCGTGGAGCGCTCCAGGGCGCCGTCCACCAACACCAACGGAGGGCTGACCTGCACCACCAAGTCCCACCCGAGCCCAACGTCATTCAGTCTCAGGAGCGAGGACCTGGACCTCCCGCCCGGAGGACCGACCCAGATCATCTCAGTGCGGCCCAACGTGGAGCCCCCGCCCGGCCTGCGCGACGGGAAGCCCGTGGTGCGTGTGGCCACCTGGAGCCTGCAGGGCTGCTCCTGCGATAAGGCCAACAACCCGGGGGTCAAAGAGGTGGTGTGCATGACCCTGCTGGAGAATGA CGTGAAGCTGCTGGCTGTGCAGGACCTGCTGGAGCGGGAGGCTCTTGAGAAG TTCTGTGTGGAGTTAAACCAGGGGACGCTGGCCAGTGTGCGGAAGTGGAAATGGCCACGAGGGCTGTGGAAAAGTGTCGTGTCTGAAAAACCCACTGGACACTCCAGCAAG GGAGTGAGCTTCTCCGGCTTTCTGTGGGACTCTTCGTCGGGCATTGAGCTGAAGGACGCTGCGGTGCTGGAGTCTCCTGTTGTCAATGGCAACGGAAACCATCCCACCCCCCGCCCCTACCTGGCTCACTTCTCT GTCGGATCGTACGAGCTGTCGGTGGTGAACGTCCACATGCGGCCCGCAGAGACCAACGGCAAGAACCTGCACACAGAGGAAGCCAAGTGTCCGCACCTCCCCCCCGCCATCCAGGAAACACTCAAAG GCGagaaggagctgctgctgctgggagacTTTGGCTCCTCTGCTCAGAGCTCAGAGCTGGACATACTGAGGAAGGAGAAGCTCTGCGCCCTGGTGCCCTCCTCCCAGTTCACCAACATCAGCACCCGCTCCCCTCAGGGCACCCGCTGCCTGGACAACATCTGGGTGAGCCGCTCCCTCAAGAAGATCTATTCTG GCCACTGCATGGTAGTGCGGGAGGGCCTGACTAACCCCTGGATCCCAGACAACTGGTCCTGGGGCGGTGTGGCGTCGGACCACTGCCCCGTGGTGGCTGAGTTTTACGCACACGTATCCCCGAAGGAGCTGAGCAGGCCCGGTATGGCCGTAGTGGACAGAGGAGACATTATGCCCAAACACGAGCGGTGA